The genomic region TTTTCTCAGGGTGTCCCCAAAAAACTGATGTAATAAAAATAGGCATTGCAGGTCCTATGACTGGACCACAGGGAAAGATGGGCATGGATTTCAGAAATGCGGTCATCATTGCTATTGAGGAGTGGAATGAAAAAGGCGGTGTTTTAGGGAAAAAAATTGACTTCCTCATCGGCGATGATCAGGCTGATCCAAAACAGGCAGTTGCCGTTGCAAACAGACATGTTACTATGGGAGCGGTTGGTACTATAGGCCACTTCAATTCGAGTTGTTCCATACCTGCTTCTGATGTATATAACAGGTCAGGCATACCGATGATAAGCCCTGCATCAACAAATCCATTATTAACAGAAAGAGGATATATCGGAGTTTTCAGGGTGTGCGGGAGGGATGACCAGCAGGGCATGGTTGCAGTAGATTTTGTCTTGAGACAACTCAGACTCAAAAAAATTGCCATCATCCATGACAAGACAACTTATGGTCAGGGTCTTGCCGATGAGTTTAAGAGATTTCTCGGCAATAAGGTTGGGGTCGTCTATTATGGTGGTATTGTGCAGGGAGATAAGGATTTCAAAATGGTTTTGACTTCAATTAAAGATAAAAAACCCGAGCTTATCTTCTTTGGCGG from Nitrospirota bacterium harbors:
- a CDS encoding branched-chain amino acid ABC transporter substrate-binding protein: MNPKLYKFFLPLLLILSLSFFSGCPQKTDVIKIGIAGPMTGPQGKMGMDFRNAVIIAIEEWNEKGGVLGKKIDFLIGDDQADPKQAVAVANRHVTMGAVGTIGHFNSSCSIPASDVYNRSGIPMISPASTNPLLTERGYIGVFRVCGRDDQQGMVAVDFVLRQLRLKKIAIIHDKTTYGQGLADEFKRFLGNKVGVVYYGGIVQGDKDFKMVLTSIKDKKPELIFFGGIYPEAGLLVKQSREIGLTVPFMSGDGVIDPNFISIAGARAAEGTYLTFSPDPKHIPTAKAFIEKYQQRFGELGPYSIYAYDATNILLTAIKEAGTTDGKAIIEKLHAMEFSGALGKIKFDKKGDVTAAPYVVWITKDGKFVEYWKP